From Mumia sp. ZJ1417:
ATGCCGCGCTGCGCGGTGCTCGGCAGTCCGATCGCACACTCGCTGTCGCCGGTCATGCACCGGACGGCGTACGAGGTGCTCGGGCTGCACGACTGGAGCTATGAGGCGTTCGACGTGGACGAGGACGGCATCGGTACGTTCTTGGCGGGTCTGGACGAGCAGTGGCGCGGGTTGTCGCTCACGATGCCGCTCAAGCGTGCGGTGCTCCCGTACCTCGACACCGTCGAGGCCTCGGCGCGTGGGGTCGGCGGGGTCAACACCGTGATCGTCGACATCGAAGGTCGCCACGGGTTCAACACCGACGTGCCCGGGGGGATCGCCGCCCTGCGGGAGCGCGGGGTCGAGGCGGTCGAGGACGCGGTGGTGATCGGTGCCGGTGCGACGGCCGAGGCGATGATCGCGTCGTTGCGGCACCTCGGGCTGCGTCGCGCGACGTTGGCCGTACGAGACCTGGACCGTGGCATGGAGCTCGCGCGCCGCCTCGAGAAGGGGAGCGAGGACGCTGCTCCGGTCGCCGTCGAGGTGA
This genomic window contains:
- a CDS encoding shikimate dehydrogenase, which encodes MPRCAVLGSPIAHSLSPVMHRTAYEVLGLHDWSYEAFDVDEDGIGTFLAGLDEQWRGLSLTMPLKRAVLPYLDTVEASARGVGGVNTVIVDIEGRHGFNTDVPGGIAALRERGVEAVEDAVVIGAGATAEAMIASLRHLGLRRATLAVRDLDRGMELARRLEKGSEDAAPVAVEVTGIGPDLPRSTQVVVSTVPAAAIATYAPRLATRCDAVFDVIYDPWPTPLARAAQAEAVPVASGLDLLAHQAAAQVRLMTGREVSASLLRDAALGVLAGH